A genomic window from Brassica oleracea var. oleracea cultivar TO1000 chromosome C8, BOL, whole genome shotgun sequence includes:
- the LOC106311338 gene encoding uncharacterized protein LOC106311338 has translation MAFRRTSSVLYILFIFYLQHNLLSVSSRPPSVDTNHETLPFNPSETDVVGFEGKTRELAVVIKKAIGGGRGGGSGSRGGGGGGRSRSRGGAGVIYPARSHFHRSSGSMNLRGGVCAVGWLCSSVLAGLFLILNLIYVRRSRWNYGVCKVSFIFT, from the coding sequence ATGGCTTTCAGAAGAACATCTTCGGTTTTGTATATTCTCTTCATCTTTTATCTTCAACACAATTTGCTTTCCGTGAGCTCACGACCTCCCTCAGTAGATACGAACCACGAGACTCTTCCTTTTAATCCCTCAGAGACGGATGTTGTTGGGTTTGAAGGAAAGACTCGTGAGCTAGCTGTCGTTATCAAAAAAGCAATTGGTGGAGGACGTGGCGGGGGGAGTGGCAGCAGGGGTGGAGGAGGTGGAGGTCGAAGCCGATCACGTGGCGGGGCAGGTGTGATTTATCCGGCCAGATCGCATTTTCATCGTTCAAGCGGTAGCATGAACCTTCGAGGGGGAGTGTGTGCGGTCGGCTGGTTGTGTTCATCGGTGTTAGCCGGTTTATTCTTGATTCTGAACTTGATATATGTACGTAGGTCTAGATGGAACTATGGCGTATGTAAAGTGTCGTTCATATTCACTTAG